From Sphingomonas hengshuiensis, one genomic window encodes:
- a CDS encoding acyl-CoA dehydrogenase family protein: MDFTLNDRETHFRDRVKAFIDSEIRPRDAEYHAQEAEGDRWKVLPVIEEVKAKARGAGLWNFFMPPQSGRPHVDDSFEFQGTQLSNLEYSLCAEEMGRIGWASECFNCSAPDTGNMEVFHRYGTRDQKDAWLAPLMRGEIRSAFLMTEPAVASSDATNIETRIDRDGDDYVINGRKWWSSGTGDPRCKIAILMGKTDFGAAKHAQQSMILVPLDAPGVRIERMLSVFGYDHAPHGHGEVVLENVRVPASNILLGEGRGFEIAQGRLGPGRIHHCMRTIGVAEEAIAAMARRLVSRVAFGKRLSAHSVWEQRIARARIDIEMTRLLCLKAADMMDKAGNKAAQLEIAMIKVQAPMMALQIIDDAIQAHGGAGVSADFHLAHDWAGIRTLRLADGPDEVHNRAIARAEFGKYAAAKADRPSSGELGVSR; the protein is encoded by the coding sequence ATGGACTTCACGCTGAACGACCGCGAGACCCATTTCCGCGATCGGGTGAAGGCGTTCATCGACAGCGAAATCCGCCCGCGCGATGCCGAGTATCACGCGCAAGAGGCTGAGGGTGATCGCTGGAAAGTGCTGCCTGTGATCGAAGAGGTCAAGGCGAAGGCGCGCGGCGCCGGGCTGTGGAATTTCTTCATGCCGCCGCAATCGGGGCGCCCGCATGTCGACGACAGCTTCGAATTTCAGGGCACGCAGCTCAGTAATCTCGAATATTCGCTCTGTGCCGAGGAAATGGGGCGGATCGGCTGGGCCTCCGAATGCTTCAATTGCAGCGCGCCCGACACCGGCAACATGGAAGTATTCCATCGCTATGGCACCCGTGACCAGAAGGACGCCTGGCTCGCGCCCTTGATGCGCGGCGAAATCCGCTCGGCGTTCCTGATGACCGAGCCCGCGGTCGCGTCGTCCGACGCGACCAATATCGAGACGCGGATCGATCGCGACGGCGATGACTATGTGATCAACGGCCGCAAATGGTGGTCCTCCGGCACCGGCGATCCGCGCTGCAAAATCGCGATCCTGATGGGCAAGACCGATTTCGGCGCCGCCAAACACGCCCAGCAGAGCATGATCCTCGTCCCCCTCGACGCCCCCGGCGTCCGTATCGAGCGGATGCTTTCGGTATTCGGGTATGACCATGCCCCGCACGGCCATGGCGAGGTGGTGCTGGAGAATGTCCGCGTCCCCGCATCGAACATCCTGCTCGGCGAGGGGCGGGGGTTCGAGATTGCGCAGGGGCGGCTGGGGCCGGGGCGCATCCATCACTGCATGCGCACGATCGGCGTGGCCGAGGAGGCGATCGCCGCGATGGCCCGGCGGCTCGTCAGCCGCGTCGCGTTCGGCAAGCGCCTCTCCGCTCATTCGGTGTGGGAACAGCGCATCGCCCGCGCGCGCATCGACATCGAGATGACGCGGCTGCTGTGCCTCAAGGCGGCGGACATGATGGACAAGGCGGGCAACAAGGCCGCCCAGCTCGAAATCGCGATGATCAAGGTCCAGGCGCCGATGATGGCGCTCCAGATCATCGACGACGCGATCCAGGCGCATGGCGGCGCGGGGGTCTCCGCCGATTTCCACCTCGCGCACGACTGGGCGGGCATCCGCACGCTCCGCCTCGCCGACGGCCCCGACGAAGTCCACAACCGCGCCATCGCGCGGGCGGAGTTCGGCAAATATGCGGCGGCAAAGGCGGACCGGCCGAGTTCAGGCGAGCTGGGGGTGAGCCGGTGA
- a CDS encoding phosphotransferase family protein: MSDLDHARLGDWLAAHVAGFAPPFTVEKFPGGQSNPTYRVDTTSLSYVLRRKPFGPILPSAHAVEREHRLIAALHPTGFPVARPYGLCEDSAVIGAPFYVMEMVEGRTLWDGSLPGMPPADRTAHYEAIVDTLAALHTVDYAAAGLGDYGKPGNYFERQVARWTKQYRASQTDDLPEMEALIEWLPRTVPEQTRTAIVHGDFRIDNMIFAPAAPRILAVLDWELSTLGDPLADFSYFLMSWVTDPEGRSGVKGLTGPDTGIPTLEQVVARYCAATGRDGVPDLDWYFAYNLFRLAGIVQGIKKRLIDGNASSTQAAQTVERLPGLVASAWHFARAAGA, translated from the coding sequence ATGAGCGACCTCGACCACGCCCGCCTCGGCGACTGGCTCGCCGCCCATGTCGCGGGGTTCGCGCCGCCCTTCACCGTGGAGAAGTTCCCCGGCGGTCAGAGCAATCCGACCTATCGTGTTGATACGACGTCCTTATCCTATGTCCTGCGCCGCAAGCCCTTCGGCCCGATCCTGCCCTCCGCGCACGCCGTCGAGCGCGAACATCGCCTGATCGCCGCGCTCCATCCCACCGGCTTCCCCGTCGCGCGGCCCTATGGGCTGTGCGAGGACAGCGCGGTGATCGGCGCGCCCTTCTACGTCATGGAGATGGTCGAGGGCCGCACGCTCTGGGACGGATCGCTCCCCGGCATGCCCCCCGCCGATCGCACCGCGCATTATGAGGCGATCGTCGACACGCTCGCCGCGCTCCACACCGTCGATTATGCGGCGGCGGGGCTGGGCGATTACGGCAAGCCCGGCAATTATTTCGAGCGCCAGGTCGCCCGCTGGACCAAGCAATATCGCGCGAGCCAGACCGACGACCTGCCCGAAATGGAGGCGCTGATCGAGTGGCTCCCGCGCACCGTCCCCGAACAGACCCGCACCGCGATCGTCCATGGCGATTTCCGCATCGACAACATGATCTTCGCGCCCGCCGCGCCCCGCATCCTCGCAGTGCTCGACTGGGAACTGTCGACGCTCGGCGATCCGCTGGCCGATTTCAGCTATTTCCTGATGAGCTGGGTGACCGATCCCGAGGGTCGGTCGGGCGTGAAAGGGCTGACCGGCCCCGACACCGGCATCCCGACGCTGGAGCAGGTCGTCGCCCGCTATTGTGCCGCGACCGGGCGCGACGGGGTGCCCGATCTCGACTGGTATTTCGCGTACAACCTCTTCCGCCTGGCGGGCATCGTCCAGGGTATCAAGAAGCGCCTGATCGACGGCAATGCGTCGAGCACGCAGGCGGCGCAGACGGTCGAGCGGTTGCCGGGGTTGGTGGCATCGGCCTGGCATTTCGCGCGGGCTGCGGGGGCCTGA
- a CDS encoding SDR family NAD(P)-dependent oxidoreductase, with amino-acid sequence MQVRFAGKTIIVTGAGSGIGRATARAFAAEGGQVVAADLSDAVEETVAGLDNAIALRIDAGDEGDIQRLVAAACDHFGGLDVFHANAGISGGADGIFDSSVELWTEVLRVNLIGPFLAIKHAAPRIVERGGGAILCTASVAGLRSGAGGPAYSASKAGVINLVQTAAQQLATSNVRVNAICPGLIETGMTQRAFDYAREVGKQDKLGQLNPLRRAGVPEEIASVALFLASDEASYVNGQAWAVDGGLSSSHPVTRQMFGKTAF; translated from the coding sequence ATGCAGGTGCGGTTCGCAGGCAAAACGATCATCGTCACCGGCGCGGGCTCGGGAATCGGCCGCGCCACCGCGCGCGCCTTTGCGGCGGAGGGCGGGCAGGTCGTCGCCGCCGATCTGAGCGACGCCGTGGAAGAAACCGTCGCCGGGCTCGACAACGCGATTGCGCTGCGCATCGACGCGGGCGACGAGGGCGATATCCAGCGGCTGGTCGCGGCGGCGTGCGACCATTTCGGCGGGCTCGACGTGTTCCACGCCAATGCCGGAATCTCGGGCGGCGCCGACGGCATCTTCGATTCCTCGGTCGAATTGTGGACCGAAGTGCTGCGCGTGAACCTGATCGGCCCGTTCCTCGCGATCAAGCACGCCGCCCCGCGCATCGTCGAGCGCGGCGGCGGCGCGATCCTGTGTACCGCCAGCGTCGCCGGGCTCCGCTCCGGCGCGGGCGGCCCGGCCTATTCGGCGAGCAAGGCGGGAGTGATCAACCTCGTGCAGACCGCCGCCCAGCAACTCGCCACGTCGAACGTCCGCGTCAACGCGATCTGCCCCGGCCTGATCGAAACCGGCATGACCCAGCGCGCGTTCGACTATGCCCGCGAAGTCGGCAAGCAGGACAAGCTCGGCCAGCTCAACCCGCTGCGCCGTGCGGGCGTGCCGGAGGAAATCGCCAGCGTCGCGCTGTTCCTCGCCAGCGACGAGGCGAGCTATGTCAACGGCCAGGCATGGGCCGTCGATGGCGGGCTGTCGTCGAGCCACCCGGTGACGCGGCAGATGTTCGGGAAGACGGCGTTCTGA
- a CDS encoding acyl-CoA dehydrogenase family protein, producing the protein MPLYLTDEQAMLRDTARDFVAEHAPVSHMRALRDAGDSTGFSRGLWRQFAELGLTGILIPEAQGGLGLGHVEAGVVLEEIGRNLSPSPFLATAVGAVEALKGSAHADRWFPGIVAGETVAALAIDEGAKHNGRIAMRAERSGNGFRLSGTKQFVAHGHVADLLIVAARTEGGTTLFALPRDTAGLTVTPERLADAGIAARLTFDGVEVDADAVIGEVDRGDAPLARMLAGGRVGASAELLGVGGGAMDRTVSYLKERKQFGQPIGSFQALQHRAAHLYSEMEVARAAVLKAQQLLDAGDPGATDAVSVAKAMTSLATTLAVQEGIQMHGGIGMTDEYDIGFYMKRARVLAELFGDANFHADALARAAGY; encoded by the coding sequence ATGCCCCTGTACCTTACCGACGAACAGGCGATGCTGCGCGATACGGCGCGCGATTTCGTCGCCGAGCATGCCCCGGTCAGCCATATGCGGGCGCTGCGCGACGCGGGCGACTCGACCGGGTTCAGCCGCGGCCTGTGGCGGCAGTTCGCCGAGCTGGGGCTGACTGGCATCCTGATCCCCGAGGCACAGGGCGGGCTCGGGCTCGGCCATGTCGAGGCGGGGGTGGTGCTGGAGGAGATCGGGCGCAACCTGTCGCCCTCCCCGTTCCTCGCCACCGCCGTCGGCGCGGTCGAGGCGCTGAAAGGGAGTGCGCACGCCGATCGCTGGTTTCCCGGCATCGTCGCGGGCGAGACCGTCGCGGCGCTGGCGATCGACGAGGGCGCCAAGCACAATGGCCGGATCGCGATGCGCGCCGAGCGTTCGGGCAACGGCTTCCGGTTGAGCGGCACCAAGCAGTTCGTGGCGCATGGCCATGTCGCCGACCTGCTGATCGTCGCGGCGCGGACCGAGGGGGGCACGACGCTGTTCGCGCTGCCCCGCGACACTGCGGGGCTGACGGTGACGCCGGAGCGGCTGGCGGATGCGGGGATCGCGGCGCGGCTGACCTTCGACGGTGTCGAGGTCGATGCCGACGCCGTGATCGGCGAGGTCGACCGGGGCGACGCACCGCTCGCCCGGATGCTCGCCGGGGGGCGCGTCGGCGCTTCGGCGGAGCTGCTGGGCGTCGGTGGCGGGGCGATGGACAGGACGGTCTCCTACCTCAAGGAACGCAAGCAGTTCGGCCAGCCGATCGGCAGCTTCCAGGCACTCCAGCACCGCGCCGCCCACCTTTACAGCGAGATGGAGGTCGCGCGTGCCGCCGTGCTCAAGGCGCAGCAACTGCTCGACGCCGGCGATCCGGGTGCCACCGACGCCGTCTCCGTCGCCAAGGCGATGACCAGCCTCGCCACCACGCTGGCGGTGCAGGAGGGCATCCAGATGCATGGCGGCATCGGGATGACCGACGAATATGACATCGGCTTCTACATGAAGCGCGCCCGGGTCCTGGCCGAGCTGTTCGGCGACGCCAATTTTCATGCCGATGCCCTCGCACGGGCGGCGGGATATTGA
- a CDS encoding acyl-CoA thioesterase encodes MAEPTPDQLVAQLTALLDIEELDTDLYRGPRQPGGVGRVFGGQVIAQALQAAQRSTDGERTAHSLHAYFMRPGDENHPILYRVVRDFDGRSFANRRVIAMQKGQPILNMTASFQRAAEGLHHQAAMPDVPMPEDLRSERDLRAEIEDRVPEKFRRFFLRARPIEIRPVSPRNWFNPAPQEPAQHSWFRVAGPLPDEPALHRAMLAYASDMTLLSTCTLPHGVSWLTGGVQTASLDHAIWLHEPFRFDEWLLYTTDSPWAGHSRGFNRGRIYSRDGRLVASVAQEGLIREKT; translated from the coding sequence ATGGCCGAGCCGACCCCCGACCAGCTCGTCGCCCAGCTTACCGCGCTGCTCGACATCGAGGAACTCGACACCGACCTGTATCGCGGCCCGCGCCAGCCCGGCGGGGTGGGCCGGGTGTTCGGCGGACAGGTGATCGCCCAGGCGCTCCAGGCGGCGCAGCGATCGACCGATGGGGAGCGGACTGCACATTCGCTCCACGCCTATTTCATGCGGCCGGGCGACGAGAACCACCCGATCCTGTACCGTGTCGTCCGCGATTTCGACGGGCGCAGCTTCGCCAATCGCCGCGTCATCGCGATGCAGAAGGGCCAGCCGATCCTCAACATGACCGCAAGCTTCCAGCGCGCGGCGGAGGGGCTGCACCACCAGGCCGCGATGCCCGACGTGCCGATGCCCGAAGACCTCCGCTCCGAACGCGACCTGCGCGCCGAGATCGAAGACCGGGTGCCCGAGAAATTCCGCCGCTTCTTCCTGCGCGCCCGCCCCATCGAAATCCGCCCCGTATCCCCGCGCAACTGGTTCAACCCCGCGCCGCAGGAGCCCGCCCAGCATAGCTGGTTCCGCGTCGCCGGACCCCTGCCCGACGAACCGGCGCTGCACCGCGCGATGCTGGCCTATGCCAGCGACATGACGCTGCTCAGCACCTGCACGTTGCCGCACGGCGTAAGCTGGCTGACCGGCGGCGTGCAAACCGCCAGCCTGGACCATGCGATCTGGCTGCACGAGCCATTCCGCTTCGACGAATGGCTGCTCTACACCACCGACAGCCCCTGGGCCGGGCATTCGCGCGGCTTCAACCGGGGCCGCATCTATTCCCGCGACGGCCGGCTGGTGGCCAGCGTGGCGCAGGAGGGGCTGATCCGGGAGAAGACCTAA
- a CDS encoding Zn-dependent alcohol dehydrogenase gives MKAAILFAPGTPLEIRDVDVAAPGPREVLIRTAAVGVCRSDLHFVDGAFPHPVPTVPGHEAAGIVEAVGSDVAHLKPGDHVITFFTVFCGSCEMCVSGRPSLCIDPSTRRPPDAPPRLSLDGAPLAPFLNLSALAEKMLVHENACVAIDKAMPLDRAALLGCAVITGAGAVFNDSRVRPGESVAVIGAGGIGLSAINAAKIAGAGQILAIDPMPEKRDLATKLGATHALDPSAPTIVKDVLKRTGGGVHYAIEAVGRSDTAELAWNILRRGGTATILGMIAPGNNVTLPGPTFLTGKKIQGSLLGSTRFPIDMPRLVRMYLDGLLDLDTMVAERIALEDVNDALQKLRDGHSVRSVIVFA, from the coding sequence ATGAAAGCCGCAATCCTCTTCGCCCCCGGCACCCCGCTCGAAATCCGCGATGTCGATGTCGCCGCCCCCGGCCCGCGCGAAGTGCTGATCCGCACCGCCGCGGTCGGGGTCTGCCGCTCCGACCTCCATTTCGTCGACGGCGCCTTCCCGCACCCGGTGCCCACCGTCCCCGGCCACGAAGCCGCCGGCATCGTCGAGGCGGTCGGCAGCGACGTCGCGCATCTAAAGCCCGGCGATCATGTCATCACCTTCTTCACCGTCTTCTGCGGATCGTGCGAGATGTGCGTCAGCGGGCGCCCGTCGCTGTGCATCGATCCGTCCACCCGCCGCCCGCCCGACGCGCCGCCGCGCCTCAGCCTCGACGGCGCCCCGCTCGCGCCCTTCCTCAATCTCTCGGCCCTTGCCGAGAAGATGCTGGTCCACGAAAACGCCTGTGTCGCGATCGACAAGGCGATGCCGCTCGATCGCGCCGCCTTGCTCGGCTGCGCGGTCATCACCGGGGCGGGGGCGGTGTTCAACGACAGCCGCGTGCGCCCGGGCGAAAGCGTCGCGGTGATTGGCGCGGGCGGGATCGGCCTGTCCGCGATCAACGCCGCGAAGATCGCCGGCGCCGGGCAGATCCTCGCAATCGACCCGATGCCCGAAAAGCGCGACCTCGCGACGAAGCTGGGCGCCACCCACGCGCTCGATCCGTCCGCACCGACAATCGTCAAGGACGTGCTCAAGCGCACCGGCGGCGGTGTCCATTATGCGATCGAGGCAGTCGGGCGCTCCGACACCGCCGAACTCGCCTGGAACATCCTGCGCCGCGGCGGCACTGCGACGATCCTCGGCATGATCGCCCCCGGCAACAATGTCACTTTGCCGGGGCCGACCTTCCTGACGGGCAAGAAGATCCAGGGCTCGCTGCTCGGCAGCACGCGCTTCCCGATCGACATGCCCCGGCTGGTGCGAATGTATCTCGACGGGCTGCTCGATCTCGACACGATGGTCGCCGAGCGTATCGCGCTCGAGGACGTCAATGATGCGCTGCAAAAGCTCCGCGACGGGCACAGCGTCCGTTCGGTGATCGTCTTCGCATGA
- a CDS encoding TetR/AcrR family transcriptional regulator: protein MSGKTDPSDDEISGTEAPADRSTKRFQAKRDAILAAAADAINEQSAKGMTFADVARRVGLNTTSVTYYFKRKEDLAAAAFEHTLGRLDAMLDAALEEATPEARVARYLNLNMARLARIGRGEERDFAILSDLRAMEEPMKSQLMSGWRNIFRKTRSLWGKDGTRAQTDLRGARAHVLLENSFWLTAWLPRYEVDEYPRVEARLMDVFRHGIAAPGQGWAPDIFALEHDEPEPGREAFLLAATRLINELGYRGASVQRIASELNVTKGSFYHHLDAKDDLVAACYRRSFDILADAQRLAESHEGTHWDRLASTIATLLDVQFSERGPLLRTTALSGLPIQVRTTMIDRSNRIARRFAGMLSDGIAEGSIRPIDPLVASQALMSIQNAAFDMRKWASTMPRERAVAFYASTLAFGLFDDRPLAG from the coding sequence ATGAGTGGCAAGACCGACCCGAGCGACGACGAGATTTCCGGCACCGAGGCTCCCGCGGATCGCAGCACCAAGCGTTTCCAGGCGAAGCGCGACGCGATCCTGGCCGCCGCCGCCGATGCGATCAACGAGCAGAGCGCGAAGGGCATGACCTTTGCCGATGTCGCGCGGCGCGTGGGGCTGAACACCACGTCGGTCACCTATTATTTCAAGCGCAAGGAAGACCTGGCCGCCGCCGCGTTCGAACACACGCTGGGCCGGCTCGACGCGATGCTCGACGCCGCGCTGGAGGAGGCCACGCCCGAGGCGCGGGTGGCGCGCTACCTCAACCTCAACATGGCGCGGCTCGCGCGGATCGGGCGCGGCGAGGAGCGCGACTTCGCGATCCTGTCCGACCTGCGCGCGATGGAGGAGCCAATGAAGAGCCAGCTCATGAGCGGCTGGCGCAACATCTTCCGCAAGACGCGCAGCCTGTGGGGCAAGGACGGCACCCGCGCGCAGACCGACCTGCGCGGGGCGCGCGCGCACGTGCTGCTGGAGAACAGCTTCTGGCTGACGGCGTGGCTGCCGCGCTACGAAGTCGACGAATATCCGCGCGTCGAGGCGCGGCTGATGGACGTGTTCCGCCATGGCATCGCCGCGCCGGGCCAGGGCTGGGCGCCCGACATCTTCGCGCTCGAGCATGACGAGCCCGAGCCGGGGCGCGAGGCGTTCCTGCTGGCGGCGACGCGGCTGATCAACGAGCTGGGCTATCGCGGCGCATCGGTGCAGCGGATCGCGTCCGAGCTGAACGTCACCAAGGGCAGCTTCTACCACCATCTCGACGCCAAGGACGATCTCGTCGCGGCATGCTACCGGCGCAGCTTCGACATTTTGGCGGACGCACAGCGGCTGGCGGAGAGCCATGAAGGCACGCATTGGGACCGGCTGGCGAGCACGATCGCGACGTTGCTCGACGTGCAGTTTTCGGAGCGCGGGCCGTTGCTGCGCACCACCGCGCTGTCGGGGCTGCCGATCCAGGTGCGCACGACGATGATCGACCGGTCGAACCGCATCGCGCGGCGCTTTGCGGGGATGCTGTCGGACGGGATCGCGGAAGGATCGATCCGCCCGATCGACCCGCTGGTCGCCAGCCAGGCGCTGATGTCGATCCAGAACGCCGCGTTCGACATGCGCAAATGGGCCAGCACGATGCCGCGCGAGCGGGCGGTGGCCTTCTATGCCTCGACCCTCGCATTCGGGCTGTTCGACGATCGCCCGCTGGCGGGGTGA